A single region of the Pseudomonas solani genome encodes:
- a CDS encoding UbiA family prenyltransferase, translated as MSQPTPSLQTWMTLGRISNLPTVWTNALAAALLASSASALAPPSPLAWALLLAAASALYLAGMLLNDLMDADWDSRHHNPRPIALGLVTRQQVALASAALLLLAAAALLGLSRQLEHPGWLLGSAALLLGLIVAYNLLHKRHAHSVWLMGGCRAALYLTAAASLAAPPAPLWLCALLLGTYISGLTYVARQEHLNQLASLAPVLLMLSPLALAVYAQGLWFWPLLALWLGWLGLSYRRHLANPERRNVRAFIGAGLTALPLIDAMVLALAGQPLGSLACVGVFLLLPRLQQWVKPT; from the coding sequence ATGAGCCAGCCAACCCCGAGCCTGCAGACCTGGATGACCCTTGGGCGCATTTCCAACCTGCCCACGGTCTGGACCAACGCCCTGGCCGCCGCCTTGCTGGCCAGCAGTGCAAGCGCCCTCGCCCCACCCTCCCCCCTGGCCTGGGCCCTGCTCCTGGCCGCTGCCTCGGCGCTCTACCTGGCCGGCATGCTGCTCAACGACCTGATGGACGCCGACTGGGACAGCCGCCACCACAACCCCCGGCCCATCGCCCTGGGGCTGGTCACCCGGCAACAGGTGGCCCTGGCCAGCGCGGCGCTCCTGCTGCTGGCCGCCGCCGCGCTGCTGGGCCTGAGCCGGCAACTGGAGCACCCCGGCTGGCTGCTGGGCAGTGCCGCGCTGCTGCTGGGGCTGATCGTCGCCTACAACCTGCTGCACAAGCGCCACGCCCACAGCGTCTGGCTCATGGGCGGCTGCCGCGCGGCGCTCTACCTCACCGCCGCCGCCAGCCTGGCTGCACCTCCGGCGCCGCTGTGGCTCTGCGCCCTGCTGCTGGGCACCTACATCAGCGGGCTGACCTACGTGGCCCGGCAGGAACACCTCAACCAGTTGGCCAGCCTCGCCCCCGTGCTGCTCATGCTCAGCCCGCTGGCCCTGGCGGTCTATGCCCAGGGCCTGTGGTTCTGGCCGCTGCTGGCGCTCTGGCTCGGCTGGCTCGGCCTCAGCTACCGCCGCCACCTGGCGAACCCCGAGCGGCGCAACGTGCGGGCCTTCATCGGCGCCGGGCTCACCGCGTTGCCGCTGATCGACGCCATGGTCCTGGCCCTGGCCGGCCAGCCCCTGGGCAGCCTGGCCTGCGTGGGCGTGTTCCTGCTCCTGCCGCGCCTGCAGCAATGGGTGAAGCCGACATGA
- a CDS encoding TatD family hydrolase yields MPTYFDPHIHMVSRTTDDYQNMAAAGITGVIEPAFWQGQARTSLGSFVDYFDTLLGWERFRASMFGIHHFCTIGLNPKEANNYGLANEVLDILPRYLVKDGVVGVGEIGYDDITPEEDRFLALQLDLARQFDLPVLVHTPHRDKIGGTKRTLAVIREVGIAEDRVLIDHLNELTLPLVLDSDCWRGHSIYPNTKMSEQRMVTLLQQYGTEKMVVNSAADWGVSDPLKVPKTGEAMRQAGFSDAQVQQVLFDNPVDFFAQSGQLDKTAVATLLPIDQRRQWQENSALRGQEPVVR; encoded by the coding sequence ATGCCCACGTATTTCGACCCGCACATCCACATGGTCAGCCGCACCACCGACGACTACCAGAACATGGCCGCCGCCGGCATTACCGGGGTGATCGAGCCGGCCTTCTGGCAAGGCCAGGCGCGCACCAGCCTGGGCAGCTTCGTGGATTACTTCGACACCCTGCTGGGCTGGGAACGCTTCCGCGCCAGCATGTTCGGCATCCACCATTTCTGCACCATCGGCCTCAACCCCAAGGAAGCCAACAACTACGGGCTGGCCAACGAGGTGCTGGACATTCTGCCCCGCTACCTGGTGAAGGACGGCGTGGTCGGCGTCGGCGAGATCGGCTACGACGACATCACCCCGGAAGAGGACCGCTTCCTCGCCCTGCAGCTGGACCTGGCCAGGCAGTTCGACCTGCCGGTCCTGGTGCACACCCCGCATCGCGACAAGATCGGCGGCACCAAGCGCACCCTGGCGGTGATCCGCGAGGTCGGCATCGCCGAAGACCGCGTGCTGATCGACCACCTCAACGAGCTGACCCTGCCCCTGGTGCTGGACAGCGACTGCTGGCGCGGGCACTCCATCTACCCCAATACCAAGATGTCCGAGCAGCGCATGGTCACCCTGCTGCAGCAGTACGGCACCGAGAAGATGGTGGTGAACAGCGCGGCCGACTGGGGCGTGAGCGACCCGCTCAAGGTGCCCAAGACGGGCGAAGCCATGCGCCAGGCAGGCTTCAGCGACGCCCAGGTGCAACAGGTGCTGTTCGACAACCCGGTGGACTTCTTTGCCCAGAGCGGCCAGCTGGATAAAACAGCCGTCGCCACCCTGCTGCCCATCGACCAGCGTCGCCAGTGGCAGGAAAACTCCGCCCTGCGTGGCCAGGAGCCCGTAGTGCGATGA
- a CDS encoding EboA domain-containing protein, which yields MTTTLQLGTDRIADLRQSLLDELSGASLDWWNQAQQRLAAQPDAQTLMLLSGPCRRHVGDAPMPGLPWTRAGLARALLLAQALEADAGPGREALLQRYFDWGDDQEKAAALRALDWLDGQGACLELALFAGRTNSCEVFAALALHNPYPARHYPERAFHLLMLKGVGMELDLRQVEGLAPRRGPTLNQLALDMLEERLAADRPAPPGIAHLLAWQQLDAEQLQRLAEHQRQGRLPPGWLPSDFPLRT from the coding sequence ATGACGACCACACTCCAACTCGGCACCGACCGCATCGCCGACCTGCGCCAGAGCCTGCTCGATGAACTGAGCGGCGCATCCCTGGACTGGTGGAACCAGGCGCAACAACGCCTCGCCGCCCAGCCCGACGCCCAGACGCTGATGCTCCTGAGCGGCCCCTGCCGCCGCCATGTCGGCGACGCGCCCATGCCCGGCCTGCCCTGGACCCGAGCCGGGCTGGCCCGTGCCCTGCTGCTCGCCCAAGCCCTGGAAGCCGACGCCGGGCCGGGCCGCGAAGCCTTGCTGCAACGCTATTTCGACTGGGGCGACGACCAGGAAAAGGCTGCCGCTCTGCGGGCCCTGGACTGGCTCGACGGCCAGGGTGCCTGCCTGGAACTGGCCCTGTTCGCCGGGCGCACCAACAGCTGCGAGGTGTTCGCCGCCCTCGCCCTGCATAACCCCTACCCCGCCCGCCACTACCCCGAGCGGGCCTTCCACCTGTTGATGCTCAAGGGCGTCGGCATGGAGCTGGACCTGCGCCAGGTCGAGGGCCTGGCCCCACGCCGTGGCCCCACGCTCAACCAACTGGCCCTGGACATGCTGGAGGAACGCCTCGCCGCCGACCGCCCCGCGCCGCCGGGCATCGCCCATCTGCTCGCCTGGCAGCAGTTGGACGCCGAACAGCTGCAACGCCTGGCCGAGCATCAGCGCCAGGGCCGCCTGCCGCCCGGCTGGCTGCCCAGTGATTTCCCGTTACGAACCTGA
- the eboE gene encoding metabolite traffic protein EboE yields the protein MSPAMGWTPTQLGYCGNVHPAHDLAALRASIAGPFQAVRRQRGLQRQDSGLWISARAAAELQQPGPRAAFLALLQDCGLRLTSLNGFPHGRFHGGHVKSGVYRPDWSESPRLDYSLQLAALLAEALPEDCDQGVISSVPLGYAADWSIEHLARAEMHLLQLTEALAQLKRRTGKNIRLCLEMEPDCVLEHTDQALAFFAHWQARDPNHDHLALCFDVCHQAVLFEDCHASLSSLRQAGVTIGKIQLSNALVCRLPGDEQRREQVLAVLGGFAEVTYLHQVKARHRSGQLLAWADLPAALLDPALAGCSELRVHFHVPLFSERFQLPELGGSQQALGRVFEYLAQHPDFRPALEVETYSWMVLPETLRPGSEAALASGIAAELDWVQAQLQRHGALACEPLREVRHA from the coding sequence ATGAGCCCCGCCATGGGATGGACCCCGACCCAGCTCGGCTACTGCGGCAACGTGCACCCGGCCCATGACCTGGCCGCCCTGCGCGCTTCCATCGCCGGGCCCTTCCAGGCCGTGCGCCGCCAACGCGGACTGCAGCGCCAGGACAGCGGCCTGTGGATCAGCGCCCGGGCCGCCGCCGAGCTGCAGCAGCCCGGCCCGCGCGCGGCGTTCCTCGCACTGTTGCAAGACTGCGGCCTGCGCCTGACCTCCCTCAACGGCTTCCCCCATGGGCGCTTCCATGGCGGCCACGTGAAGAGCGGTGTCTACCGGCCGGACTGGTCCGAATCCCCGCGCCTGGACTACAGCCTGCAACTGGCCGCGCTGCTGGCCGAGGCGCTGCCCGAGGACTGCGACCAGGGCGTGATTTCCAGCGTTCCCCTGGGCTATGCCGCCGATTGGTCGATCGAACACCTGGCCCGCGCGGAGATGCACCTGCTGCAACTGACCGAAGCCCTCGCGCAGTTGAAGCGCAGGACCGGCAAGAACATCCGCCTGTGCCTGGAAATGGAGCCCGACTGCGTGCTGGAACACACCGACCAGGCCCTGGCCTTCTTCGCCCACTGGCAGGCCCGGGACCCCAACCACGACCACCTGGCGTTGTGCTTCGACGTCTGCCACCAGGCGGTGCTGTTCGAGGACTGCCACGCGTCCCTGTCATCCCTGCGCCAGGCAGGTGTCACCATCGGCAAGATCCAGCTCTCCAACGCCCTGGTGTGCCGCCTTCCCGGGGATGAGCAACGCCGCGAGCAGGTGCTGGCCGTGCTCGGTGGTTTTGCCGAAGTCACCTACCTGCACCAGGTCAAGGCGCGCCACCGCAGCGGCCAGTTGCTGGCCTGGGCGGACCTGCCCGCCGCCCTCCTCGACCCGGCCCTGGCCGGTTGCAGCGAATTGCGCGTGCACTTCCACGTGCCGCTGTTCAGCGAGCGCTTCCAGCTGCCGGAACTCGGCGGCAGCCAGCAGGCCCTGGGCCGGGTCTTCGAATACCTGGCCCAGCACCCGGACTTCCGCCCGGCGCTGGAGGTGGAGACCTACAGCTGGATGGTGCTTCCCGAAACCCTGCGGCCCGGCTCCGAAGCCGCCCTGGCGAGCGGCATCGCCGCCGAGCTGGACTGGGTGCAGGCACAGCTGCAACGGCATGGCGCCCTCGCCTGCGAGCCGCTGCGGGAGGTACGACATGCTTGA
- a CDS encoding 3-dehydroquinate synthase: MKRLMSHVLSRRGPLEHFCLSLALFAGLVIISFLLFEEQMQHLLESLGQHPADPVRAFNLAVLLVALLALDVVLPVPSSMVSLLAVAMLGAVGGYLVIFIGLCLGSLLGYWLGAGYFRIASGLLDIEDWRKAGRLANRLNTLSLICLRGVPVLAETSVLAAGMQRYPLGRFLVITTLANAGLALVYSALGSYIAEDQAMLLAVLASMLLPALFLAGRGLLAWRRERSAATAKPAHLEGAFTVTYRYPVLFTEHLFAVHNDCLQQQLMASGKRPVTVMVFADEGLLRSNPALEQQITRYFQSRADDLRLLAGPVAVPAGEACKTPEVLQRLYGQMLEQGLDRHCYVLALGGGALLDAVGYACATFHRGVRLIRIPTTVLAQNDAGIGVKNGINAFEQKNLLGAFQPADAVINDFQLLLGLSRRDQLAGLAEAVKVAAIKDAAFFAWMEHNADALAAFAHDPSRHAIRRCAELHLEQITRGGDPFERGNGRPLDYGHWAAHKLEKLSHHRLRHGEAVAVGMALDALYAKALGLLAPSEAQRLLDLLTRLGFNLSPPELTLADDQGNLRVVQGLEDFRQHLGGELSIPMLERIGHAVDVHHIDMPSMQQALRQLAQLQVAEPAWTEGCAR, from the coding sequence ATGAAGCGCCTGATGAGTCACGTCCTCTCGCGGAGAGGACCGCTGGAACACTTCTGCCTGTCGCTTGCCCTGTTCGCGGGGTTGGTGATCATCAGCTTCCTGCTCTTCGAAGAGCAGATGCAGCACCTGCTGGAAAGCCTCGGCCAGCATCCTGCCGACCCTGTCCGCGCATTCAATCTCGCCGTCCTGCTGGTGGCGCTGCTGGCCCTCGATGTGGTGCTGCCGGTGCCGTCGAGCATGGTGTCGCTGCTGGCAGTGGCCATGCTCGGGGCCGTCGGCGGCTACCTGGTGATCTTCATCGGCCTGTGCCTGGGTTCGCTGCTGGGTTACTGGCTGGGGGCCGGGTATTTCCGCATCGCCTCCGGGCTGCTGGATATCGAGGACTGGCGCAAGGCCGGGCGCCTGGCCAACCGGCTCAACACCCTGTCGCTGATCTGCCTGCGCGGCGTGCCCGTACTGGCGGAAACCTCGGTGCTGGCCGCCGGCATGCAGCGTTACCCGCTGGGCCGTTTCCTGGTCATCACCACCCTGGCCAACGCCGGCCTGGCCCTGGTCTACAGCGCGCTGGGCAGCTACATCGCCGAGGACCAGGCCATGCTCCTGGCGGTGCTGGCCAGCATGTTGCTGCCGGCGCTGTTCCTCGCCGGGCGCGGGCTGCTGGCATGGCGGCGCGAGCGCTCTGCCGCCACAGCGAAACCGGCCCACCTGGAAGGCGCCTTCACTGTCACCTACCGCTACCCGGTGCTGTTCACCGAGCACCTGTTCGCCGTCCATAACGACTGCCTGCAGCAACAGCTGATGGCCAGCGGCAAGCGCCCGGTGACGGTCATGGTTTTCGCCGACGAGGGCCTGCTGCGCAGCAACCCGGCCCTGGAGCAGCAGATCACCCGCTACTTCCAATCCCGCGCCGACGACTTGCGCCTGCTGGCCGGGCCGGTGGCGGTGCCAGCAGGCGAAGCCTGCAAGACGCCCGAGGTTCTGCAGCGCCTCTACGGGCAGATGCTCGAACAGGGCCTGGACCGCCACTGCTACGTGCTCGCCCTGGGTGGTGGCGCTCTGCTGGATGCCGTGGGCTATGCCTGCGCCACCTTCCACCGTGGTGTGCGGCTGATCCGCATCCCCACCACCGTGCTGGCGCAGAACGACGCCGGCATCGGGGTGAAGAACGGCATCAACGCCTTCGAGCAGAAGAACCTGCTGGGGGCCTTCCAGCCCGCCGATGCGGTGATCAACGACTTCCAGCTGCTGCTCGGTCTGTCCCGGCGCGACCAGTTGGCCGGGCTGGCGGAAGCGGTCAAGGTCGCGGCCATCAAGGACGCCGCGTTCTTCGCATGGATGGAACACAACGCCGACGCCCTCGCCGCCTTCGCTCACGATCCCAGCCGCCACGCCATTCGCCGCTGCGCCGAGCTGCACCTGGAGCAGATCACCCGGGGCGGCGACCCCTTCGAGCGTGGCAACGGCCGCCCGCTGGACTATGGCCACTGGGCCGCACACAAGCTGGAAAAACTCAGCCACCATCGCCTGCGCCATGGTGAAGCGGTGGCCGTGGGTATGGCCCTGGATGCGCTGTACGCCAAGGCCCTGGGCCTGCTCGCACCCAGCGAAGCGCAACGCCTGCTGGACCTGCTGACCCGGCTCGGCTTCAACCTGTCACCCCCGGAACTGACCCTGGCCGATGACCAGGGCAACCTGCGCGTAGTGCAGGGGCTGGAGGATTTCCGCCAGCACCTGGGCGGCGAACTCTCCATCCCCATGCTGGAACGCATCGGCCACGCCGTGGACGTGCACCACATCGACATGCCCAGCATGCAGCAGGCGCTGCGCCAACTGGCCCAGCTGCAGGTCGCCGAGCCCGCCTGGACCGAGGGCTGCGCACGATGA